A single Mangrovimonas sp. YM274 DNA region contains:
- a CDS encoding YncE family protein, with translation MKNIFKFLALFLSMGLFLTSCSSDEDDSVNLPVEEGQYENGILVLAEGGSLSGSVSFVADDYSYYENSIFYGVNSEELGTYVQSMGFHDGKGYIVTDNNTINVIDRYTFEKDVTITSGLSLPRYIAFANGKGYVTNWGDGFIGDDDFVAVIDLATNSVETTIPVGEGPEQIIAVGDKLFVTHKGGYSTNNIVSVINTTDNAVETIEVYDNPDEIVLSTSGDLIVLSEGATIYDESWAVVGYTQGAITRIDPSSNTVVSEIPFEEGNSPNLMSYANGAIYFQMGGQIFEMSEYDTALPTTAIVDITAMSPYGFNVKDGIGYIADAKDFDSLGDLLIYDLATGNLINTIEVGLAASKVYFN, from the coding sequence ATGAAAAATATATTTAAGTTTTTAGCTCTGTTTTTGTCTATGGGGCTATTTTTAACATCTTGTAGCAGCGATGAAGATGACTCCGTTAACTTGCCTGTAGAAGAAGGACAGTATGAAAATGGCATCCTAGTATTGGCCGAAGGGGGGAGTCTTTCTGGTTCGGTTTCCTTTGTGGCAGATGATTACAGTTATTATGAAAACAGCATTTTTTATGGTGTCAATTCAGAGGAATTAGGCACTTATGTACAATCAATGGGATTCCACGACGGTAAAGGGTATATTGTAACGGATAACAATACCATTAATGTGATAGATAGATATACATTTGAAAAAGACGTGACCATTACTTCGGGATTATCATTGCCACGTTATATAGCCTTCGCCAATGGGAAGGGGTATGTTACCAATTGGGGAGACGGATTTATTGGTGATGATGATTTTGTAGCAGTTATCGATTTAGCTACTAATTCTGTAGAAACCACGATTCCTGTGGGGGAAGGCCCAGAGCAAATTATTGCTGTTGGAGATAAATTATTTGTGACCCATAAAGGAGGTTATTCTACCAATAACATTGTTTCGGTGATAAATACTACCGACAATGCTGTAGAAACTATTGAAGTGTATGACAACCCAGATGAAATTGTGCTTAGTACTTCAGGGGATTTGATTGTGTTGTCCGAAGGTGCTACAATTTATGATGAAAGTTGGGCCGTAGTAGGGTATACTCAAGGTGCGATAACTAGAATAGATCCTTCAAGCAATACAGTAGTTTCCGAAATTCCTTTTGAAGAAGGAAACAGTCCAAACTTGATGAGCTATGCCAATGGGGCTATTTATTTTCAAATGGGAGGACAAATTTTTGAGATGTCGGAATATGATACTGCATTACCTACAACCGCAATTGTAGATATAACCGCAATGTCTCCATACGGATTTAATGTGAAAGATGGAATCGGGTATATAGCCGATGCCAAAGATTTCGATTCGTTGGGTGATCTATTGATTTACGATTTGGCAACAGGTAATTTAATCAATACAATAGAAGTGGGTCTTGCAGCTTCTAAGGTTTACTTTAACTAA
- a CDS encoding S41 family peptidase encodes MKILKFSLLALVLFTVSSCFDDRDDNIVLSSNVNDFVWKGMNFWYLYKDEIPDLANDRFSSNEEYGNYLNSFFSPEELFESLIFQRETVDRFSVIVDDYIALEQSFDGVSYSNGLQFSLYEFPENSSNVIGIIRMVLNDSEASAAGLQRGQIFNSVDGTLMNIDNYNELLNQQSYTLGFVDYNDNGTPETEDDFVASNGQSTSLTKVVYNENPVYISNILEVNGENVGYLMYNRFNNNYDSHLNNAFAEFQASNVQHLILDFRYNPGGSVNTASLLGSMITGQFTGQNFSKLIYNSDLQSQNSTYEFKDSFSGIGINQLNLSKVYVITSARTASASELVINSLKPYINVVVVGDETVGKSQASITVYDSPNFTAQNRNPNHTYALQPLVAQSINSLDEAVPSSGLVPDIEVVESALNLGTLGDVNEPLLAAALADIFGSSGRLAPSTQKPLLKPIKAEIDKDPFNDFMYLDHDHSPFK; translated from the coding sequence ATGAAGATTTTAAAATTTAGCCTTTTGGCTTTGGTACTTTTTACAGTAAGCAGCTGTTTTGACGATAGAGACGATAATATTGTCTTGTCTAGCAATGTCAATGATTTTGTGTGGAAAGGCATGAACTTTTGGTATTTATACAAGGATGAAATCCCAGATTTAGCCAACGACCGATTTTCCTCCAATGAAGAATACGGCAACTACCTCAACAGCTTCTTCTCCCCTGAAGAATTGTTTGAAAGTTTAATATTCCAACGCGAAACCGTTGACAGGTTCAGTGTTATTGTAGACGACTATATTGCCTTGGAACAAAGTTTTGACGGGGTTTCGTACAGTAATGGCCTTCAGTTTTCACTTTATGAATTTCCCGAAAATTCTTCGAATGTTATCGGAATCATCAGAATGGTTTTAAATGACAGTGAAGCGTCTGCAGCAGGTTTACAAAGAGGACAAATCTTTAACTCGGTTGACGGTACCCTTATGAATATTGATAATTACAATGAGCTTTTAAACCAACAAAGTTACACTTTGGGATTTGTAGACTATAATGATAATGGCACCCCCGAGACTGAAGACGACTTTGTAGCGTCTAATGGGCAAAGCACAAGCCTTACCAAAGTTGTTTATAATGAAAACCCCGTTTATATTTCCAATATTTTGGAAGTGAATGGAGAAAATGTGGGCTACTTAATGTACAATCGATTCAACAATAATTACGATAGCCACCTCAACAATGCCTTTGCAGAATTTCAGGCAAGCAATGTACAGCACTTAATCTTGGATTTTCGTTACAACCCTGGTGGGTCTGTAAATACAGCATCACTTTTAGGAAGTATGATAACTGGTCAATTTACAGGCCAAAACTTTTCCAAACTTATTTATAACAGTGACCTTCAATCTCAAAATTCCACATACGAATTTAAAGATAGTTTCAGCGGCATTGGCATTAATCAACTAAATCTAAGCAAAGTATACGTAATAACCTCTGCTCGTACGGCATCGGCAAGCGAATTGGTCATTAACAGTTTAAAACCTTACATTAATGTTGTTGTAGTTGGGGATGAAACGGTTGGAAAAAGCCAAGCCTCTATTACGGTATATGATTCTCCAAACTTTACAGCACAAAACAGAAACCCTAACCATACTTATGCTCTTCAACCTTTGGTCGCACAATCTATCAATTCCCTTGATGAGGCGGTACCTTCCAGCGGATTGGTTCCAGATATTGAAGTCGTGGAAAGTGCCTTGAACCTAGGCACCTTGGGAGATGTTAACGAACCCCTTTTGGCAGCCGCTTTAGCGGATATTTTTGGAAGCTCGGGAAGATTGGCTCCTTCCACACAAAAACCATTACTAAAACCAATTAAGGCTGAAATAGACAAAGATCCTTTTAATGACTTTATGTATTTAGACCACGATCACTCTCCTTTTAAATAA
- a CDS encoding RNA polymerase sigma factor — MTQSDFVHIVMPLKDKVFRLAKRLLVSKEEAEDATQEIFVKLWNNKQKMAEYKNIEAFSMTMTKNFCLDRLKSKQAQNLKIVHSNYQDHNVALQREVEVRDSMSWVSKIMAELPEQQQIIIQLRDIEGYEFSEIAKVVDMNETAIRVALSRARKTIREKLTHTHSYGIK; from the coding sequence ATGACACAGAGTGATTTTGTACATATTGTAATGCCTTTAAAGGATAAGGTTTTTAGACTGGCAAAGCGTTTGTTGGTGTCTAAAGAAGAGGCTGAGGATGCTACTCAAGAGATTTTTGTGAAGTTGTGGAACAACAAACAGAAAATGGCCGAGTATAAAAATATAGAAGCATTTTCTATGACCATGACCAAAAACTTTTGCTTGGATCGCTTAAAATCTAAACAAGCACAAAACCTGAAGATTGTACATAGCAATTACCAAGATCATAATGTGGCGTTGCAAAGGGAAGTTGAAGTTAGGGATAGCATGAGTTGGGTGTCCAAAATCATGGCGGAATTACCCGAACAACAACAAATTATCATACAGCTTAGAGATATTGAGGGGTATGAATTTAGTGAGATTGCCAAAGTAGTAGACATGAATGAAACCGCCATTAGAGTGGCGTTGTCTAGGGCAAGGAAAACAATAAGAGAAAAATTAACACATACGCACAGTTATGGTATTAAATAG
- a CDS encoding DUF4252 domain-containing protein — translation MKRLARFSTYVNQIHTMGKSLVIMVALALLPVLSFGQSIFDKYEDQDGVTSVIVNQKMFSMLASVNVDLDDPEAQQFMDMAKRITGLKVFTTDNMAVSKDMNATVNSYLKSSSLQELMRIKDGDQTVKFYVKEGKDENHVKELLMFINGLKEYTKDADITINGEKREVETVLLSLTGDIDLRQISKLTNSMNVPGGEHLEKAGKKN, via the coding sequence ATGAAAAGATTAGCGCGTTTTAGCACATACGTAAACCAAATACATACTATGGGCAAGAGTTTAGTAATAATGGTGGCTTTGGCATTGTTGCCAGTGCTGTCATTCGGACAAAGTATTTTTGATAAATACGAAGACCAAGACGGAGTTACTTCTGTTATTGTCAACCAAAAAATGTTTAGCATGTTGGCAAGTGTCAATGTGGATTTGGATGACCCAGAAGCACAACAATTTATGGATATGGCCAAAAGAATTACAGGTTTAAAGGTGTTTACTACAGATAATATGGCGGTGTCCAAAGATATGAATGCAACCGTGAACAGTTATCTTAAAAGCTCTAGTTTGCAGGAGTTAATGAGAATTAAAGATGGTGATCAGACGGTAAAATTTTATGTGAAGGAAGGAAAGGATGAAAACCACGTAAAGGAATTGTTGATGTTCATCAACGGACTTAAAGAATACACTAAAGATGCAGACATCACTATTAATGGTGAGAAACGTGAAGTTGAAACGGTACTATTGTCCTTAACAGGAGACATTGATTTGCGTCAAATTTCAAAATTGACCAATAGTATGAATGTCCCTGGAGGTGAGCATTTGGAAAAAGCTGGTAAGAAAAATTAA
- a CDS encoding DUF4252 domain-containing protein, giving the protein MIPSIKNSIWLVALVIALLSCSQGPTLQTYYVDSELKPGFTSIDVPTSFLNIEETSLTEEQKEAYESVDKLNMLAFVVSDSNRTEYETEVAKVKTILKDPKYEELIRGGNSTDGHFVVKYLGEETNIDELVLFGDSNDKGFAIIRVLGDNMNINKIMKLSTVLENADLEDAEISKFAEMFK; this is encoded by the coding sequence ATGATACCATCAATCAAAAATAGCATCTGGTTGGTAGCTTTGGTTATAGCTTTATTAAGCTGTAGCCAAGGACCAACCTTGCAAACCTATTACGTAGATAGCGAACTGAAACCAGGATTTACTTCTATAGATGTCCCTACTAGCTTTTTGAATATCGAAGAAACCTCTTTAACCGAGGAACAGAAAGAAGCTTATGAGTCGGTTGATAAATTGAATATGCTGGCCTTTGTAGTATCCGACTCCAATAGAACGGAATACGAAACTGAGGTAGCAAAGGTAAAGACCATCTTAAAGGATCCTAAATACGAAGAACTTATTAGAGGAGGAAATTCTACCGACGGACATTTTGTAGTAAAGTATCTTGGAGAGGAAACCAATATCGATGAATTGGTGCTTTTTGGAGATTCCAACGACAAAGGATTTGCCATTATTAGAGTTTTGGGAGATAACATGAACATTAACAAAATCATGAAATTGTCTACAGTGTTGGAAAATGCAGATTTGGAAGATGCCGAAATCAGTAAGTTTGCCGAAATGTTCAAGTAG
- the purB gene encoding adenylosuccinate lyase, with translation MSLSPLNAISPIDGRYRSKAEALAPYFSEEALIKYRVQVEIEYFIALCEIPLPQLADFDITLFDKLRAIYLNFSSEDALKIKDIESITNHDVKAVEYFIKEQFDALDIAKYKEFIHFGLTSQDINNTAIPLSIKEAMNDVYVPEYFSVVNKLKELVEEWADIPMLARTHGQPASPTRLGKEINVFVVRLEEQLALLNDIPSAAKFGGATGNYNAHKVAYPNIDWKEFGGQFVQKKLGLYHSFPTTQIEHYDHMAALFDTLKRINNILIDLDRDIWTYVSMDYFKQKIKKGEVGSSAMPHKVNPIDFENSEGNLGIANAIFEHLAAKLPISRLQRDLTDSTVLRNVGVPFGHTIIGFKATLKGLNKLLLNDAKFAQDLENNWAVVAEAIQTILRREGYPNPYEALKGLTRTNERITQTSISNFIDTLEVSEEIKDELKVITPSNYTGI, from the coding sequence ATGTCTTTATCACCATTAAATGCCATCTCTCCAATTGATGGGAGATACCGAAGTAAAGCAGAAGCGCTTGCTCCATATTTTTCTGAAGAAGCGCTTATTAAATATCGCGTTCAGGTAGAAATTGAATATTTTATCGCGCTTTGCGAAATTCCTCTACCCCAACTTGCCGATTTTGACATCACGCTATTTGATAAGTTAAGAGCTATTTACCTAAATTTCTCATCGGAAGATGCTCTTAAAATTAAAGACATTGAAAGCATTACCAATCACGACGTTAAGGCTGTTGAATATTTTATCAAAGAACAGTTTGATGCTCTTGACATTGCCAAATACAAGGAGTTTATCCACTTTGGCTTAACGTCTCAAGATATCAACAACACGGCTATTCCTTTAAGCATCAAGGAAGCCATGAACGACGTTTACGTTCCTGAATATTTTAGTGTTGTAAACAAATTAAAGGAACTTGTAGAGGAATGGGCAGACATCCCGATGTTGGCAAGAACTCACGGTCAGCCAGCATCACCTACGCGTTTAGGTAAGGAAATTAACGTATTTGTAGTACGTCTTGAAGAACAATTGGCTTTATTGAACGATATCCCAAGTGCGGCTAAATTTGGTGGTGCTACAGGAAACTACAATGCCCACAAAGTAGCTTACCCAAATATTGACTGGAAAGAATTTGGAGGGCAGTTTGTACAGAAGAAATTAGGATTGTATCACTCCTTCCCAACGACTCAAATTGAGCATTACGATCACATGGCAGCTCTTTTTGACACCTTGAAAAGAATCAACAACATCTTGATTGATTTGGACAGAGATATCTGGACGTATGTATCTATGGACTATTTCAAGCAAAAAATCAAAAAAGGAGAAGTTGGAAGTAGCGCAATGCCACATAAAGTTAACCCAATTGATTTTGAAAACTCTGAAGGAAACTTAGGAATTGCCAATGCTATTTTTGAGCACTTGGCGGCTAAATTACCTATTTCTCGTCTACAAAGAGACTTGACTGACAGTACCGTTTTACGTAATGTTGGGGTTCCTTTTGGACATACCATCATTGGATTTAAAGCTACGTTGAAAGGATTGAACAAACTATTGTTGAACGATGCTAAGTTTGCGCAAGACCTGGAAAACAACTGGGCGGTAGTTGCTGAAGCTATTCAAACTATTTTGAGAAGAGAAGGCTATCCTAATCCTTACGAAGCTTTAAAAGGCCTTACCAGAACCAATGAAAGGATTACTCAAACGTCTATTTCAAATTTTATTGATACCTTAGAGGTGTCTGAAGAAATCAAGGACGAATTAAAAGTAATCACACCATCTAATTATACTGGTATTTAA
- a CDS encoding adenylosuccinate lyase produces the protein MTSAQLYDELNFVNHSREKRLYYANLVISTPTLIPKLLDILFMVDDKVSCRAAWVLEFVGGEDLEALIPFLDRFTEDMGKVHLDSAVRPVAKVCEYLIKAYYDKTPNRIQTELSPTHRERIIEVCFDYMINDQKIAPKAYAMHTLFLLGKDYDWIHPELAMILERDFQLQSAGYKARARHILKKIKS, from the coding sequence GTGACTTCAGCTCAACTCTACGACGAATTAAATTTTGTCAACCATTCCCGCGAAAAGCGCTTGTACTATGCCAATTTGGTAATCTCTACCCCTACACTTATTCCTAAATTATTGGATATTTTGTTTATGGTAGATGACAAGGTTTCCTGTAGGGCCGCTTGGGTATTGGAGTTTGTAGGAGGAGAAGATTTGGAGGCTTTGATTCCATTCCTAGATAGGTTTACGGAAGATATGGGTAAAGTGCATTTGGATTCGGCTGTAAGGCCTGTGGCCAAAGTATGTGAATACCTGATTAAAGCCTATTACGACAAAACTCCAAACCGGATCCAAACCGAATTGTCCCCAACCCATAGGGAACGCATTATTGAAGTCTGCTTTGACTACATGATCAATGATCAAAAAATTGCTCCAAAGGCCTATGCCATGCATACCCTTTTTCTGTTAGGCAAAGATTACGATTGGATCCATCCGGAACTTGCCATGATCTTGGAGCGTGATTTTCAATTGCAAAGTGCAGGATATAAAGCCCGAGCACGGCATATTCTCAAAAAAATAAAATCTTAG
- a CDS encoding heme-binding domain-containing protein, with translation MKIFKKILLVLLVLVVVAQFFGPEKNEGDLASLEPFLTETNPPEDVKVILKESCYDCHSDVTKYPWYNNITPVNFWMGEHVEDGKKHLNFSAWNDYSVKKKDHKLDELIEEVEEGKMPLPSYTWTHGEANLTEAQIIALNSWAKQLRNQYQAQITSND, from the coding sequence ATGAAAATATTCAAGAAAATCTTATTGGTACTTTTAGTCCTTGTTGTTGTGGCTCAGTTTTTTGGTCCTGAAAAGAATGAGGGAGACCTTGCTTCTTTGGAGCCTTTTTTAACTGAAACCAATCCTCCGGAAGATGTAAAAGTCATTTTAAAGGAAAGTTGTTATGACTGTCATAGTGATGTAACTAAGTATCCTTGGTATAACAATATTACGCCAGTGAATTTTTGGATGGGAGAGCATGTAGAAGATGGTAAGAAACATTTGAATTTCTCTGCTTGGAATGACTATTCTGTGAAGAAAAAGGACCATAAATTGGATGAATTGATAGAAGAAGTTGAAGAAGGCAAAATGCCATTACCATCCTATACTTGGACTCATGGTGAAGCCAACCTTACCGAGGCCCAAATAATAGCACTTAACTCTTGGGCCAAGCAATTGCGCAACCAATACCAAGCTCAAATTACCAGCAACGATTAA
- a CDS encoding glycosyltransferase family 4 protein, which yields MKQLLIIGFVWPEPKSSAAGSRMMQLIFSFLQQNYQITFATATAKTDNAFDLESIGVTVKAIELNSSSFDTFVKELHPDIVLFDRFLAEEQFGWRVAEHCPNALRILDTEDLHCLRRGRHQALKEAKEFDNGYLFNDTAKREIASIYRCDLSLIISEVEMDLLTETFKIDPSLLYYLPFLLDEIPEDTLRNLPSFEERQDFVSIGNFLHEPNYNMVLYLKTAIWPLIRKQLSNAELHVYGAYPSQKVFQLYNEKEGFLIKGAAAEVDEVMQSAKVCLVPLQFGAGLKGKLIDAMINGTPCVMSPIAAEGMFGQLSPNGFIAVTPQEFADQAVCLYNDKVVWEQSQEQGFQCLEKRFMKSQFEILFMNRIEELLKTLPLHRQQNFIGYMLLHHSMQSTKFMSKWIEAKNA from the coding sequence ATGAAACAACTGCTTATTATCGGCTTCGTGTGGCCCGAACCCAAAAGTTCGGCGGCAGGAAGCCGCATGATGCAATTAATTTTTAGTTTTCTTCAACAGAATTACCAAATCACCTTTGCCACGGCAACGGCTAAAACCGATAATGCTTTTGATTTAGAAAGCATTGGTGTTACAGTAAAAGCCATAGAGCTGAACAGCTCAAGTTTTGACACTTTTGTCAAGGAATTGCATCCCGATATTGTGTTGTTCGATCGGTTTTTGGCTGAGGAACAATTCGGTTGGCGGGTAGCAGAGCACTGCCCAAACGCTCTACGTATTTTGGATACTGAAGATTTGCATTGTCTACGCCGCGGAAGGCATCAAGCTTTAAAAGAAGCTAAGGAATTTGACAATGGTTATCTGTTCAACGACACAGCAAAAAGGGAAATAGCCAGTATCTATCGCTGTGATTTAAGTTTGATCATTTCAGAAGTAGAAATGGACTTGCTTACTGAAACATTCAAAATAGACCCTTCATTATTGTATTATTTACCGTTTCTTCTGGATGAAATCCCAGAGGATACTTTAAGAAATTTACCTTCGTTTGAAGAGCGGCAAGATTTTGTAAGTATTGGCAATTTCCTGCATGAGCCTAATTACAATATGGTGTTGTATTTAAAAACTGCTATTTGGCCATTGATAAGAAAGCAATTGTCTAATGCAGAATTACATGTCTATGGTGCCTATCCCTCCCAAAAAGTGTTTCAGTTATATAATGAAAAAGAAGGCTTTTTAATTAAGGGAGCAGCTGCCGAAGTCGATGAGGTCATGCAAAGTGCCAAAGTGTGTTTGGTTCCTCTGCAATTTGGCGCGGGACTTAAGGGGAAATTAATAGATGCTATGATCAATGGTACACCTTGTGTGATGAGCCCAATTGCAGCCGAGGGGATGTTTGGCCAATTGTCACCGAATGGTTTTATTGCGGTAACACCTCAAGAATTTGCAGACCAAGCAGTGTGTTTGTACAATGATAAAGTGGTCTGGGAGCAGAGCCAAGAACAAGGTTTTCAATGTCTTGAAAAGCGATTTATGAAATCCCAATTTGAAATACTTTTTATGAACCGGATAGAGGAACTATTAAAAACTTTGCCTCTTCACAGACAACAAAACTTTATTGGCTACATGTTATTACACCACAGTATGCAAAGTACCAAGTTTATGAGCAAGTGGATAGAAGCTAAAAATGCATAG